In the Pseudonocardia cypriaca genome, one interval contains:
- a CDS encoding CaiB/BaiF CoA transferase family protein, with amino-acid sequence MSDQPLAGRTVIDLTTALAGPYATLLLAGLGATVIKVENPAGGDVSRNNAPYLGEHGLSLARTGEADMSVSMLVRGRGKLSVTLNLKDPRGRAVFHDLVRDADVVVENYSPGVTRRLGIDYAAVREVNPRLVYTSISGFGAQGGPGSGKAMDSIIQALSGVMLTAGEPDEGPVRFGLPIGDLLAPLFAVIGTVSALLQAEHTGEGQHVDVSMLGALTSLMACEPFDAFDAVGLAQRTGATVPRLAPFGVLPTADGHIALCAPTDAFAAGVFRAMGRPDLAADDRFRTRDERVRRADELHELIRSWSRVRPTAEVVAAFTAEGVPAAEVRDPAAAVRDPLVREREEVVPLAHPRFGAVADLSATGVPIRFSGARASLERPAPELGEHNDHVYRELLGYSPERLAELAEESVI; translated from the coding sequence ATGAGCGACCAGCCCCTCGCCGGGCGCACCGTGATCGACCTGACCACGGCGCTGGCCGGCCCCTACGCCACCCTCCTGCTCGCCGGCCTCGGCGCCACCGTGATCAAGGTGGAGAACCCGGCCGGCGGGGACGTGTCCCGCAACAACGCGCCCTACCTCGGGGAGCACGGTCTCTCACTGGCCCGCACCGGCGAGGCCGACATGTCCGTGTCGATGCTCGTGCGGGGCCGCGGCAAGCTCTCCGTCACGCTCAACCTCAAGGACCCGCGCGGGCGCGCGGTGTTCCACGACCTCGTCCGCGACGCCGACGTGGTCGTCGAGAACTACTCCCCCGGCGTCACCCGCAGGCTCGGCATCGACTACGCCGCCGTCCGGGAGGTCAACCCGCGGCTGGTCTACACCTCGATCAGCGGGTTCGGCGCGCAGGGCGGTCCCGGCTCGGGCAAGGCGATGGACTCGATCATCCAGGCGCTCTCGGGCGTGATGCTGACGGCGGGCGAGCCCGACGAGGGCCCGGTGCGCTTCGGCCTGCCCATCGGAGACCTGCTCGCCCCGCTGTTCGCCGTGATCGGCACCGTGTCGGCGCTCCTGCAGGCCGAGCACACCGGCGAGGGCCAGCACGTCGACGTCTCGATGCTCGGCGCCCTCACCTCCCTCATGGCGTGCGAGCCGTTCGACGCGTTCGACGCGGTCGGGCTGGCACAGCGCACCGGGGCGACGGTGCCGCGGCTGGCGCCGTTCGGGGTGCTGCCGACCGCGGACGGGCACATCGCGCTGTGCGCGCCGACCGACGCGTTCGCCGCGGGCGTCTTCCGCGCGATGGGCCGGCCCGACCTCGCCGCCGACGACCGCTTCCGCACCCGCGACGAGCGCGTGCGCCGCGCCGACGAGCTGCACGAGCTGATCCGGAGCTGGTCCCGCGTGCGCCCGACCGCGGAGGTCGTCGCGGCGTTCACGGCGGAGGGCGTGCCCGCCGCCGAGGTCCGCGACCCGGCCGCCGCCGTGCGCGACCCGCTCGTGCGCGAGCGCGAGGAGGTCGTGCCGCTGGCACACCCGCGCTTCGGCGCCGTCGCCGACCTGTCGGCCACCGGGGTGCCCATCCGCTTCTCCGGCGCCCGCGCCTCGCTGGAGCGTCCGGCCCCTGAGCTCGGCGAGCACAACGACCACGTGTACCGGGAGCTGCTCGGCTACAGCCCGGAGCGGCTCGCGGAGCTCGCCGAGGAATCGGTCATCTGA
- a CDS encoding CapA family protein has translation MITVAAVGDLILDEPDPASFLAPSAPLLRAADVAVGHVEVPHSATTVQVSTDVPAPPADPAALGALADAGFDVVTLAGNHIYDAGDVGIADTVAHARKAGLVPTGAGANLDEATAPAVVERGGLRVGVLSYNCVGPRESWATSRKPGCAYVHVLTHYELDHASPGGPPRVYTFADPDSLERMAADVRRLRAEADVVLVALHKGVGHTPAAVAMYESPVARAAIDAGADAVLGHHAHIMRGIEVHRGRPIFHGLGNFVTVTRALTPAEGTGSVETRAWAERRKALYGFAPDPDMPYYPFHPESRNTVLALLRFDAGGIVEAGYVPCWIDDRGRPVPLPEGPEHRGVDGYVRSITEAAGWDAGFTVRGADVLVPLGRTA, from the coding sequence ATGATCACCGTCGCGGCCGTCGGCGATCTCATCCTCGACGAGCCCGACCCCGCGTCCTTCCTCGCGCCGTCCGCTCCCCTGCTCCGCGCCGCCGACGTCGCGGTCGGGCACGTCGAGGTGCCGCACTCCGCCACCACCGTCCAGGTCAGCACCGACGTGCCCGCCCCGCCTGCGGACCCGGCCGCGCTCGGCGCGCTCGCCGACGCCGGGTTCGACGTGGTGACGCTCGCCGGGAACCACATCTACGACGCGGGCGACGTGGGCATCGCCGACACCGTGGCGCACGCCCGGAAGGCCGGGCTCGTGCCCACCGGCGCCGGCGCGAACCTGGACGAGGCCACCGCGCCCGCGGTCGTCGAACGCGGCGGGCTGCGGGTGGGCGTGCTGTCCTACAACTGCGTGGGTCCCCGCGAGTCGTGGGCCACCTCCCGCAAGCCCGGCTGCGCCTACGTGCACGTGCTCACCCACTACGAGCTGGACCACGCGAGCCCCGGCGGCCCGCCGCGGGTCTACACGTTCGCCGATCCCGACAGCCTGGAGCGGATGGCCGCCGACGTGCGCCGGCTGCGCGCCGAGGCCGACGTGGTGCTGGTGGCGCTGCACAAGGGCGTGGGGCACACCCCGGCCGCGGTCGCGATGTACGAGAGCCCGGTGGCGCGCGCGGCGATCGACGCGGGCGCCGACGCGGTGCTCGGCCACCACGCGCACATCATGCGGGGCATCGAGGTGCACCGCGGCCGCCCGATCTTCCACGGGCTGGGCAACTTCGTCACCGTCACCCGCGCGCTGACCCCCGCCGAGGGCACGGGCAGCGTCGAGACGCGGGCGTGGGCCGAACGCCGCAAGGCGCTGTACGGGTTCGCGCCCGACCCGGACATGCCGTACTACCCGTTCCACCCGGAGAGCCGGAACACCGTGCTCGCCCTGCTCCGGTTCGACGCGGGCGGGATCGTCGAGGCCGGGTACGTGCCGTGCTGGATCGACGACCGCGGCCGCCCGGTGCCGCTGCCCGAGGGGCCGGAGCACCGCGGGGTCGACGGCTACGTCCGGTCGATCACCGAGGCCGCCGGCTGGGACGCCGGCTTCACCGTGCGCGGCGCCGACGTACTGGTGCCGCTGGGAAGGACCGCATGA
- a CDS encoding amino acid ABC transporter ATP-binding protein has protein sequence MSGKVIATEAPAATGGERAPVLSLHHVSKRFGDHAALDGVSLDVHEGEVVVVVGPSGSGKSTLVRCVHQLEAIDGGSMHLDGELLGYEPHRGGLRPLRERGVAAQRRRIGMVFQQFQLFPHFTALRNVAEAPMRVHGASRADAEREAMELLERVGLHDRAHHYPRQLSGGQQQRVAIARALAVRPRVLLCDEPTSALDPELVDEVLAVLRGLAADGLTMVVVTHEMAFAREVGDRLVFMEAGRVVESGPPAELFARPRTARLRAFLSRHTKEGIS, from the coding sequence GTGAGCGGGAAGGTGATCGCCACGGAGGCCCCGGCAGCGACCGGCGGCGAACGCGCACCGGTGCTGAGCCTGCACCACGTCAGCAAGCGGTTCGGCGACCACGCCGCGCTCGACGGCGTCAGCCTCGACGTGCACGAGGGCGAGGTCGTGGTCGTCGTCGGGCCGTCCGGGTCGGGCAAGTCGACGCTGGTGCGCTGCGTGCACCAGCTCGAGGCGATCGACGGCGGCTCGATGCACCTGGACGGCGAGCTGCTCGGCTACGAGCCGCACCGCGGCGGGCTGCGCCCGCTGCGCGAGCGGGGCGTCGCGGCACAGCGGCGCCGCATCGGCATGGTGTTCCAGCAGTTCCAGCTGTTCCCGCACTTCACGGCCCTGCGCAACGTCGCGGAGGCGCCGATGCGGGTGCACGGGGCGAGCCGGGCCGACGCCGAGCGGGAGGCCATGGAGCTGCTGGAGCGCGTTGGCCTGCACGACCGCGCCCACCACTACCCGCGGCAGCTCTCGGGCGGGCAGCAGCAGCGGGTGGCGATCGCCCGCGCGCTCGCCGTCCGGCCCCGCGTGCTGCTGTGCGACGAGCCGACGTCAGCGCTGGACCCCGAGCTGGTGGACGAGGTGCTCGCGGTGCTGCGCGGGCTCGCCGCCGACGGCCTGACCATGGTCGTCGTCACCCACGAGATGGCTTTCGCCCGGGAGGTCGGCGACCGCCTGGTCTTCATGGAGGCCGGGCGGGTCGTCGAGAGCGGCCCGCCCGCCGAGCTGTTCGCCCGGCCGCGCACCGCGCGGCTGCGCGCGTTCCTGTCCCGCCACACGAAGGAAGGCATCTCATGA